TTGGGACCTTTCTACCTATTACTTCATCCATAGAGCAGTTAAAATAGTCGGCTATTTTTAATATCGTATCTATTTCGGGATTAAATTCTCGACCGGTTCCAGCTTCGGCTTTCATAATTCTAGTAACGGTAGTATAAGGAACACCACTTTCCTTAGCAAAATCCTTACGGCTTAATTCATATTCTTTAAATTTTTCTTTTAAAAATTTTTTTATTTTAGT
This genomic window from Rickettsia endosymbiont of Ceutorhynchus obstrictus contains:
- a CDS encoding helix-turn-helix transcriptional regulator — encoded protein: MSLATKIKKFLKEKFKEYELSRKDFAKESGVPYTTVTRIMKAEAGTGREFNPEIDTILKIADYFNCSMDEVIGRKVPTEEENN